In the genome of Fibrobacter sp. UWB11, the window GTCAGTCGACTTTGAAGAAGGTGACTTGGATGATGTCATAACCGACAACATGAAAACGTCTGCCTACAATGCCATTAACGGCCTCGACAAGAAATTCCCGAGCGATAATGCCGGTTTCAAGAAATTGATTCAGCGTTACGGTACTCACGTCGTTTTGGGCGCTACGCTAGGAGGCCGTATCCGCCAAGCAATGGCTTCAGAACGAGCCTATAAATTTGAACTTATCGATTATGCTGAGGCCGCATATGGTTACGCATTTGATGCAAAGGCTTTCGTAGACGAAGAAGTATATGCCAGCTACGAAGAAGAATATGACGAGCTGAACCTCAAAGTGACCGTGGCCGGTGGCGATGCCGATAAGGCGTTGAAGATTACGGATTCCAAAATCTTGAAGAAGGATGATGTGAATGCTTGGAAATCGTCACTCGCCGAAAACGCAACGCTTATCGATTTCTCTGGCAAACGTCTGCTACCGCTCTACGAGCTGATCGACGAAAGTCTCGGTAAAGAAGCTGTGGACCGCAAGAAAAAACTCAAAGACTATATGGATGGCTCCAGCATCTTGTCTGACTTCGGTGTCGTAGCCCCCACTAAGACTGAAAAAAAAGACAGCTAATGTGATTTACTAGAGAATTAACAAACTAGAAAGTTCCCCCGTAAGGGGGAATATTTCTCATTTTAAGACAATGATGGTTAGATTTATTTTTGGATTATTTTTGCTTTTTCTATTCGCTTGTTCCAATAGCGAATCTGTTGGTGTTTCCGAAAAAAATTCGGGAATTGCAAAAATCACGTTGATTGCAAGCATCAACGGTATCGGCGATAACAGTTACAATGACCAGATATTGGCTGGACTTTTTAGGCTCTCCGAAAATCATGGGATTCCATTTCGCTTGATACAGCCAGAATCCATAGACGAAGCAGACTCTCTTGTAAAATCGTGGCTCAAAAAAAATGCCGATACAGATTCATCGCTGCTCATATTAGCTTCTTCGGAATACATGGGGTTAGCGCAAAAGCTCGACGCCCACTTTACGGGGGATGGAAACAAAATCTTACTATTTGAAGCCGATTCTGCGAAACTCCCGCAAAACGTCTATTCCTTTTCTATCGACCGCTACGGGGCTAGTTACTTGTCCGGTGCGATTTTAGGCATAAACCCATGTCTCATTTTGGCGGCGGCTCCTGGATTTGCGACCCTCGAAACATCCATAAACGGCTTTAAGAAAGGTTATGAAGCACATAAGACGGTGAAAGATTCGCTACAGCTGATTTATGTGTCTGAAACTGAAAATGACGAAGCGGCTTTTAACAACATCGAATTTGCCTACATGGCGACGTACTCGGTCCTGAATTTTTTTCTAGACGCTGATAGACCTTCAGCCATATTTCCGCTGCTAGGGGGAGCCATCAAGGGGGCGCGCCGTGCAATGATTGATTTACCGAATACGGGTCATTTCATGATTGGAATGGATGTTGACCAGAGCGGGGTTTTGCCCAAGGTGCCTTTTACGCTGACGATTTCCATCAAGGAAATCGTGGTGCGCTATCTGGAAGAATGGCTTTCGGGTAAGGAATGGCCACGTTTCCGTTCTTTGGGCCTGGGGGATGGCGCCACGGCGATTGTATTCAACAAAAATTTTGGCGATACGAAAAACTTTGAAGCCCGCCATGACAAATATTATGATGAAGCTGTTAGCGAGGAGGCTCGCCATGCCAAGAAATAGTCTTCTTTCGTTATTGTTTGTTACATTGCTTTGTCTTTGTGCGTGCTCCGACAATTCATTCTCGGCCAAGTCCGATGTCAATACGCAAAAGTTTAAAGTCGCCGTCATGGCAACGACTTCTGAAATGCCCCGCTGGAAACGCAGTGCCGAGTGGGCTTTGGAAAATATTGAAAAAGCTCAGGCAGGACTTGACCAAAAAGTAAAACTACAGCTGGAATTTAAAAACCAGGATGATGCCGATATCGACTCCTACATGGAAAAGATTGCGCACGACACGGACTATGTGGCCATTGTTGGCCCTACACAATCAGACAAGGCGTACCGCATGGCGGAACTTTTGAAACAAAGCACAAAACCGATTTTATCACCGAAGTCCTCGAATGTGGAATACCAGCGAACCTTTGCCAATATGCCGAACCTGTGGAACTTAGTCGAAAATGATTTTATGCTGATAGAATCGGCATTCTCGCATTTGGCGAGCTTTTCAATAGGTGCGTTTGCAGAAAAATTAGAGCTTACACTTTTGGCGCCTTCTAGCGAATTGAACGGGAACCTTGTCAGTTCTTATGTGGACTGGCTTGGCTTTATGGCCGAAGAATTTGACTTGAAAATTGATAGGATTTTCCTTTATAATGACGAGACTGAATTGAGAACGCTTGTGCAAAATTATCTGGACCGTAAAAACCAGTACAGCGTTCTGCTGTTTGAGCCTTACAATGACAAAATGGCACTTGCCTTTGATGATGAGCTATATCGACAAGATGTGGTTTCACGCGGAGGAATTCGCGTGATATGTTCCAGCAACTTCGTCTCAGATTCTATCGTGAATAAACTTCACTATGATTTTTACCGAGGTTTTGATTTATACGCAAGGCCCGAATCGGGTTTTGCTCAAGCTTATCATGAACACTTCAACGAAGGAATCCTCAATGGCGAGGCTCATTTCTTTGACGCCCTGTATATCTTAGCATATGCAGCTTCTTATTCCATTTCGTCGGGTCTAGAGTTGAACGAATCCATTAGAGCGGTGCTAGAAGGAAGAGATGGTGTCGGTGGCGATTGGATGGTTGCAGGAATGCAGGAAAACTTCTTGGCGCTGCAAAACGGCCACTTGCCTGATTTAGCGGGTGTGTCAAGTTCATGGACTTTCCAAAATAGGGACAACAGCGTAAGCGGTTCCGTATATCGTGGGTGGAATATTGCTAATCATAAATATGTGACAAATGATTTTACCAGCAACGATAATTCAAAGCATTCGGTGAATCCGCAGGACAATTGGCTGGAAATTTTTAAAGCCAATGTGGATACGAGTTTTTTCAATAATGCGGATACGAATATTTCTTATGCAGATGTTTCAAAACGCTGGGCACTTTTGGTGGCGGCATCTTCTGGCTGGGCAAATTACCGTTTTCAAGCAGACATCTTTGCCTTTTACCAAAAACTCAAAAAAATGGGTTACGATGACGATCACATTATCGTGATTGCCGAAGACGATCTTGTGAATCATGAACAGAACCCCTACCCCGGAGAATTATTTGTCCGCTTAGATGGCGGCAACGTGTATGAGCCCAACGTGATTGATTACAAATTAAGTTCACTTGATCCACAAAAAATGAAGGATGTTCTAACAGGGAAATCAAGCAAAAGTTTACCCAAGGTGATTCAGGCCAAATCAACTGACAATGTTTTTGTATTCTGGAGTGGACACGGAATTCCTGGTTATTTGGAATATGGCAAAAATAAAATCAGTTACGAACAGATTATTTCTCTGATAAAACAGATTCCGCACCGCAAGGTACTAGTTGCCGTAGAAGCCTGCTATAGTGGAGGTCTCGGAGAAACAGCGGAACAAGCAAAGCTCCCTGGTATCATTTTTTTGACTGCGGCATCACCTTATGAAACAAGCAAGGCCGATGAACGAAACGAAGAAATGGGAGTCTACTTGACTAACAGTTTTACTCGTGGCTTTACGGAGCTATTGAATGAAGCGCCCGACGCCTCCTTAAGAGATATGTATATCGAGATTGCAAGTAAGATTTCAGGTTCTCACGTACAACTGTATAACGTAAAAAATTACGGAAACATCTATAAAGAAACGATGGGCGAATTTTTTGTGATAAAATAAATGCGCAAGCTTGGTTCTTTTATTTTACGGTTCCAAATAATAATCAGGCCTGATTCCAAGCGCAACTTCGTCTGCATCTAATTCTGCGGCAGGCACATTTCGCCCCACAACAAGAGCACTATCAAAGCCCGCAATTTTTGCACCATACACATCTGTTCCAAGCGTATCGCCAATCATCAGCACGCGAGAGCCCGCCGGAAGCGAAGCTTTTACACGTTCCCAAATTGCAGGGAAAGGCTTGCCTAAATAGAAAGTCACACAGCCTTCTCCCCCATTCGCATCGCAAGCGGAATCGCGGCGCAAACGTTCACTCAACGCACCAGAAACTGGTTCGCGCAATGTCATGCCGTTTTCATCTGGAATTTTCGGAGCCCACGCATCTGAATTGAGCACGAGCAAAATAGCGCACGGCTTCTGCAAAATCTTGACCGCTTGTGCATACGTTTCTGGCGTATCTTTCGCAGACGAAATAGCAACAATCGGCTCAGCGGGTTCCGCATCCATCGGGACAGCTGTGATTCCGCATTTAGCAAGAACATTCTTGCCCGTCTCGCGACCGATGTAATAGAGTTCGCGCAGTTCTAGCGGCTTCGCGACAGTTTCACCTCGACGCAATTGCTCTACAAGGTTCCGCAACAAACTTCCCGATGAAATCGTTTCTTCCGTCGAAAAATCGAAACCGCGCTTGTCCGCATCGCGAGCCAAGACTTCATCGACATCAGAGGCTGCGTTCGTCACCAATCGGAGATGTTTACCTGCACGGCGGAGCGACAGAAACCATTCCATTGCACCGGGATAAACAAATCTATCGCGATTGTAGAGAGTGCCATAGCCATCAAAGCAAAAAACGTCGTAATGGTCTAGCAAATCCGCCATGTGAACATGACGTGGTTGAACACTTTCATTTTCGCGATGAAAAGGCGATCCCGGAACAAGTCCGGGATGACATGTAAGGGAATATGCCGTTTGCGATTCAATAATTTGCTTGTAACGCAGGTAGATTTCTGTTTCTAACAGTTCCATTTAAATTCGCTTTTGACAATCAACTTCGTGAGAATGACGAGCCTTAAACTCTAGATTTGACTGGATCCTTCGCGAAGCTCAGGATGACAAGCGCAATAAGCGATTATGCGTCGCTGCGGAGAATGCCGTAGTCGCGGCCTTCCACGGGAATCACGAGTTGCAACTTCGAAAGCGTCTTGATGTGCTTTTCAAAAACGACCTTGAAATCTTCGCCGAGTTCTTCGTCATCGTCATGGTCGAGATTGTAGGCTACATAGCTACCATCTGCGAAAATCGAGATGCAGCAATCCCAAGTGATATCGCCTTCCTGCGGCTCTTCGTCATCTTCGCGGTCCTTGCTTTCGAGCATCAGAATCGGGCGCGGAGCAGGAATCGGTTCGGCATGGCCATTTTCAAAAATAAAGTAATTGCGGCTGATGAGTTCATGTTCCAAAGCCATCGTACTCGGAACACGCGCAAATTCGCCACGCAAGCGATTGATGTTTCCGAGGTCGTCTTCGTATGGATCCTGGAAATCTTCGGGCAATACAATTTGATAATAATCAAATTCTTTTCCGCTAGCAGCATAATTGTCTTGCCAAGACTGCGGCGGTTCCGGACGCATCGTCAAGAAGTCTTCGAACGCATCGAGAATGTCGTTCAAGCGGGAATCCCAAGGTTTTTCCTTGAGTTCTTGAACAATGTCCATAAAGTTCTTGAGGCTTTCTTCACCCGTCACTTGAGTCAAATCAGCACTCGGCACGCTAGATTCATCGAAGTCTATCATAATGTCATTCCTTTGAACATCAAAGATAATATTTTCCGCATGAAGGGAATGTGCAGTGGAAATGTGGCGACCCCGTCCCCATACGCGGATCATGACCACATAAGAACTAAAGTTCTAAGTGGTCAAAGAGCACAGAGGCCGGGGTGACAAAGCGAACTTACCATTTCTCAACGGTTTTCACGGTGAGGCTCATGGCGATGTCTTTTTCGTAGTACGCGGGTTCGTTGATGAAAATCGGGTAGACGCTACGTCCGTCCGGTTCACCTTCGAACAAAATATCCTTGCCATCGAACGTGCGGAAAAGCTTGTCGCCTTGTCTGAGTTCACGATAATCGTGACCATCTAATTTCGGGTGAATCATAGCCAAAATCGAGCCACCGCCTTGCGGCTTCGGATAACCCAAATCGCGTAACTGCGTATAAACTTCGACCTCAATCGGTTCGCGCTTTTGCAGTTCACCGCGATTCCACTCTTCTGCAAGTTCCAAATAACGTTTTACGAGCTTTTCAGAGCGTTCAAAAATTTCGGCATTCAGCGTTCCATGCTGTTGCGGACCAATTTCAATGCAAACATCCGCTTTCGCGACTGTTCCAAAATACGGCGAAGCGCTACGTTCTTCGGGCTGGTAATAAATCCAGGCATCCTCAAATTCCTGCGTAAGCACCGCAGAAGCCTTCATCGTAAACGGATCGCGGGTCGAAAGAATCAAGCAATAGCCCATGTTCGCGCCCGTATTGTGCACGTCCAAAATCAAGTCCGTGCGCGTGTCCGCACCCTTGGGGCCGTAAAGTCGATTGAGTTCACGTGCTCTGTGAAATTCGTACTGAGAAGGCTCCACAGACATATCCAAACAAGTCTGCGAAAATGCGCGATTCAAATCATGGTCGCGGTAACGGCGATTGAGACGAACCGCTTCCGGATTCG includes:
- a CDS encoding C13 family peptidase encodes the protein MPRNSLLSLLFVTLLCLCACSDNSFSAKSDVNTQKFKVAVMATTSEMPRWKRSAEWALENIEKAQAGLDQKVKLQLEFKNQDDADIDSYMEKIAHDTDYVAIVGPTQSDKAYRMAELLKQSTKPILSPKSSNVEYQRTFANMPNLWNLVENDFMLIESAFSHLASFSIGAFAEKLELTLLAPSSELNGNLVSSYVDWLGFMAEEFDLKIDRIFLYNDETELRTLVQNYLDRKNQYSVLLFEPYNDKMALAFDDELYRQDVVSRGGIRVICSSNFVSDSIVNKLHYDFYRGFDLYARPESGFAQAYHEHFNEGILNGEAHFFDALYILAYAASYSISSGLELNESIRAVLEGRDGVGGDWMVAGMQENFLALQNGHLPDLAGVSSSWTFQNRDNSVSGSVYRGWNIANHKYVTNDFTSNDNSKHSVNPQDNWLEIFKANVDTSFFNNADTNISYADVSKRWALLVAASSGWANYRFQADIFAFYQKLKKMGYDDDHIIVIAEDDLVNHEQNPYPGELFVRLDGGNVYEPNVIDYKLSSLDPQKMKDVLTGKSSKSLPKVIQAKSTDNVFVFWSGHGIPGYLEYGKNKISYEQIISLIKQIPHRKVLVAVEACYSGGLGETAEQAKLPGIIFLTAASPYETSKADERNEEMGVYLTNSFTRGFTELLNEAPDASLRDMYIEIASKISGSHVQLYNVKNYGNIYKETMGEFFVIK
- a CDS encoding aspartoacylase; protein product: MSKINTIVVAGGTHGNERTGVSLVEKWLAHPECYNTICKSAKVDVVLANPEAVRLNRRYRDHDLNRAFSQTCLDMSVEPSQYEFHRARELNRLYGPKGADTRTDLILDVHNTGANMGYCLILSTRDPFTMKASAVLTQEFEDAWIYYQPEERSASPYFGTVAKADVCIEIGPQQHGTLNAEIFERSEKLVKRYLELAEEWNRGELQKREPIEVEVYTQLRDLGYPKPQGGGSILAMIHPKLDGHDYRELRQGDKLFRTFDGKDILFEGEPDGRSVYPIFINEPAYYEKDIAMSLTVKTVEKW
- a CDS encoding HAD-IIA family hydrolase; this encodes MELLETEIYLRYKQIIESQTAYSLTCHPGLVPGSPFHRENESVQPRHVHMADLLDHYDVFCFDGYGTLYNRDRFVYPGAMEWFLSLRRAGKHLRLVTNAASDVDEVLARDADKRGFDFSTEETISSGSLLRNLVEQLRRGETVAKPLELRELYYIGRETGKNVLAKCGITAVPMDAEPAEPIVAISSAKDTPETYAQAVKILQKPCAILLVLNSDAWAPKIPDENGMTLREPVSGALSERLRRDSACDANGGEGCVTFYLGKPFPAIWERVKASLPAGSRVLMIGDTLGTDVYGAKIAGFDSALVVGRNVPAAELDADEVALGIRPDYYLEP